From the genome of Cognaticolwellia beringensis, one region includes:
- the pckA gene encoding phosphoenolpyruvate carboxykinase (ATP), giving the protein MAALENSIDLSSYGISNVAEIVYNPSYELLFAEETRSDLTGFDKGTVTELGAISVDTGIFTGRSPKDKYIVRDDTTRDTVWWSDQGKNDNKPMTQETWTSLKGLVTEQLSGKRLFVVDTYCGADEATRLKVRFITEVAWQAHFVKNMFIRPTDVELETYEPDFIVMNGAKTTNPNWQAQGLNSENFVAFNLTERIQLIGGTWYGGEMKKGMFSMMNYLLPLKGIASMHCSANVGEDGDTAVFFGLSGTGKTTLSTDPKRQLIGDDEHGWDENGVFNFEGGCYAKTINLSKESEPDIYNAIRRDALLENVTVDAKGKIDFDDNSKTENTRVSYPIHHIDNIVKPISRAGHAKKVIFLTADAFGVLPPVAKLTPAQTEYYFLSGFTAKLAGTERGITEPTPAFSSCFGAAFLSLHPTQYAEVLRKRMQAAGAEAYLVNTGWNGTGKRISIKDTRAIIDAILDGSIDDTETQVLPLFNLDIPTSIKGVDDNILDPRNTYAEASQWQEKAVGLATRFVNNFNKFTDTDNGKSLVAAGPKL; this is encoded by the coding sequence ATGGCAGCTTTAGAAAACTCAATCGATTTATCTTCATACGGCATCAGTAATGTTGCTGAGATAGTTTACAATCCTTCTTATGAGTTACTCTTTGCTGAGGAAACAAGATCTGACCTCACAGGTTTTGACAAAGGTACTGTTACCGAACTCGGCGCTATTTCAGTAGACACCGGAATCTTTACAGGTCGCTCACCAAAAGATAAGTATATTGTTCGTGATGATACAACACGTGATACGGTTTGGTGGTCAGATCAAGGTAAAAATGACAATAAACCAATGACACAAGAAACTTGGACAAGCCTTAAAGGCTTAGTAACCGAGCAGTTGTCAGGCAAGCGTTTATTTGTGGTTGATACTTACTGTGGCGCTGATGAAGCTACACGCTTAAAAGTACGTTTTATTACAGAAGTAGCTTGGCAGGCTCACTTTGTTAAAAACATGTTCATTCGCCCGACTGATGTCGAATTAGAAACTTACGAACCTGATTTCATCGTAATGAATGGTGCAAAAACAACGAATCCGAATTGGCAAGCACAAGGCCTAAATTCTGAAAATTTCGTTGCCTTTAACTTAACTGAACGTATTCAGTTAATTGGTGGTACTTGGTACGGCGGCGAAATGAAAAAAGGTATGTTCTCAATGATGAACTACTTATTGCCGCTAAAAGGTATAGCTTCAATGCATTGTAGTGCTAACGTTGGTGAAGATGGCGATACTGCAGTTTTCTTCGGTCTTTCAGGTACGGGTAAAACAACTTTATCAACCGATCCTAAACGCCAACTTATCGGTGATGATGAACATGGTTGGGATGAAAACGGTGTATTTAACTTTGAAGGCGGTTGTTACGCAAAAACCATCAACTTAAGCAAAGAAAGTGAACCTGATATCTACAACGCTATTCGTCGTGACGCCTTACTGGAAAATGTAACTGTTGACGCGAAAGGTAAGATTGATTTTGACGATAATTCAAAAACTGAAAACACTCGCGTTTCTTACCCGATTCATCACATTGATAACATTGTTAAACCTATATCTCGTGCTGGCCATGCAAAAAAAGTTATTTTCTTAACCGCTGATGCTTTTGGTGTATTACCCCCTGTTGCAAAATTAACACCTGCACAAACAGAATATTACTTCTTGTCTGGTTTCACCGCGAAACTTGCTGGTACTGAACGTGGCATTACGGAACCAACACCTGCATTCTCGAGTTGTTTTGGTGCAGCATTTTTAAGCTTACACCCAACACAATACGCTGAAGTACTTCGCAAACGTATGCAAGCTGCTGGTGCCGAGGCTTACTTGGTCAATACCGGTTGGAATGGCACAGGCAAACGTATTTCAATTAAAGATACCCGCGCAATTATTGATGCTATTTTAGATGGATCAATTGATGATACAGAAACTCAAGTTTTGCCATTATTCAATTTAGATATTCCAACCAGCATCAAAGGTGTTGACGATAATATTTTAGACCCACGTAATACTTATGCTGAGGCATCACAGTGGCAAGAAAAGGCAGTTGGTTTAGCCACTCGCTTTGTGAACAACTTTAATAAGTTTACTGATACTGATAACGGTAAATCATTAGTAGCAGCAGGTCCAAAGCTATAA
- a CDS encoding penicillin-binding protein 1A, which produces MFSIKNLLKTGAVLIFIGFLALAGIYMSMRANLPSVESLKDLQWQTPMQIFSADGKLISQFGEKKRIPLTLEEMPQQLINAILATEDDRFYLHFGVDPIGMARAIIGQLTGQNKGGASTITMQVARNFFLSREQTYVRKIREIFISFHIESLLSKDEILTLYMNKISLGHRSFGFGAAAQVYYGKDVKELTLAQIAVLAGLPKAPSTMNPISRPDRALQRRAVVLQRMYISDYITAEEMSAANKEPITAIKHGAEIELSAPYIAEMAHQEMVDRFGKEAAYTGGYKVFTTVTSKLQYAAQQAVVNNIFSYDQRHGYRGPINTLRPLDDQAKTNSTSDSSEITMAPITNEEIIAALAPLSSYHSIEPAVVTAIFERAAKVTLQDGSEVNINWQGLAWARAYINDDKQATPPTVASDILALGDIVMVAPTEDSYRLSQLPEVSSALISLATDNGAIKAAVGGFSFQQSQFNRVTQAKRQVGSNIKPFIYSAALDSGYTLASIVNDAPINQWDRSSGVVWRPKNSPPVYSGEIRFRLALAQSKNVIAVRLLREVGLDKVIPYLARFGFNPVDLPRNESLALGSASLTPLEVATGFATFANGGFLITPYLIERIEDSFGKVLFQANPAIACDRCDETTETLTKANDVSSDSIDSIELVTSEHEPLPPIPIIKAPRVISAQNAFLMTEALNSAIWGADWNIKPFWQGTGFRARALKRKDIAGKTGTTNQAKDAWFSGYSRRLVTTSWIGFDNPSRNLGQTSYNSNLGKAQTTGKEFGAKSAQPVWINFMKEALADLPVEPFEQPEALMSVRIDKLSGKLTTKTDRSSQFEYFELGTAPTEYISQDISSEILDGGDPDISTEDGIFE; this is translated from the coding sequence GTGTTTTCTATAAAAAACCTGTTAAAAACGGGTGCTGTGTTGATATTTATCGGATTTTTGGCTCTCGCTGGAATCTACATGTCTATGCGCGCCAATTTACCCAGTGTCGAATCATTAAAAGATTTGCAATGGCAAACACCCATGCAAATTTTTAGTGCTGACGGCAAACTAATCTCCCAATTTGGTGAAAAAAAACGGATTCCTTTAACTTTAGAAGAAATGCCGCAGCAATTAATTAATGCGATATTAGCGACTGAAGATGATCGTTTTTACCTTCATTTTGGTGTTGACCCGATTGGTATGGCGCGCGCCATCATAGGACAATTAACAGGTCAAAATAAAGGAGGTGCAAGTACCATCACTATGCAAGTTGCACGAAACTTTTTTCTATCTCGTGAACAAACTTATGTCCGTAAAATTCGCGAAATATTTATTTCTTTTCATATTGAAAGCCTGTTATCAAAAGATGAAATACTTACGCTTTATATGAATAAAATTTCCTTAGGGCATCGCTCTTTTGGATTTGGAGCCGCAGCTCAGGTTTATTATGGTAAAGACGTTAAAGAACTGACCTTAGCGCAAATAGCCGTATTAGCTGGTTTACCTAAAGCACCATCAACCATGAACCCTATTAGCCGACCTGATAGAGCATTACAGCGCAGAGCCGTGGTATTACAGCGCATGTATATTTCTGACTATATTACTGCTGAAGAAATGTCAGCGGCAAATAAAGAACCTATTACGGCGATTAAACACGGCGCTGAAATCGAGCTAAGCGCGCCATATATTGCTGAGATGGCGCATCAAGAGATGGTAGATCGCTTTGGCAAAGAGGCTGCGTATACCGGAGGTTACAAAGTGTTCACCACAGTAACCTCAAAACTGCAATATGCTGCTCAACAAGCGGTAGTTAATAATATATTCTCCTATGATCAACGTCATGGGTATCGCGGACCTATTAATACCTTACGACCCCTTGATGACCAAGCCAAAACAAATAGTACAAGTGATTCGAGCGAAATTACAATGGCACCAATCACTAACGAAGAGATAATAGCCGCACTAGCTCCCCTCTCCAGTTATCACTCAATTGAACCTGCGGTTGTTACTGCTATTTTCGAACGCGCTGCAAAAGTGACACTACAAGATGGTTCAGAGGTCAACATCAATTGGCAAGGCTTAGCTTGGGCACGTGCGTATATTAATGATGATAAACAAGCGACACCTCCAACTGTCGCTAGTGATATTTTAGCACTTGGTGATATTGTTATGGTTGCTCCAACGGAGGATAGCTATCGTCTAAGTCAATTACCTGAAGTCAGCTCGGCATTGATCTCCCTAGCAACAGATAATGGCGCTATAAAAGCCGCAGTGGGTGGTTTCAGTTTTCAGCAAAGCCAATTTAACCGTGTTACCCAAGCAAAACGTCAAGTAGGTTCGAACATTAAACCTTTTATTTATTCTGCAGCGCTAGACAGCGGTTATACTTTGGCATCTATAGTCAATGATGCCCCTATTAACCAATGGGATAGAAGTTCTGGTGTGGTTTGGCGTCCTAAAAATTCACCACCTGTTTATAGCGGCGAGATACGCTTTCGCCTAGCATTAGCGCAGTCTAAAAACGTAATTGCTGTTCGTTTACTTAGGGAGGTCGGCTTAGATAAGGTGATTCCTTATTTAGCACGTTTTGGTTTTAATCCTGTTGACTTGCCACGTAACGAGTCGTTAGCACTTGGTTCTGCGTCTTTAACACCGTTAGAAGTAGCCACTGGCTTCGCCACATTTGCCAATGGTGGTTTTTTAATTACACCTTACTTAATTGAACGTATTGAAGACTCTTTTGGTAAAGTATTATTTCAAGCCAATCCAGCCATTGCATGTGACCGTTGTGATGAGACGACTGAAACATTAACAAAAGCAAACGATGTCAGCAGTGACAGCATTGACAGCATTGAGTTGGTAACTTCTGAGCATGAACCACTACCACCAATACCAATCATTAAAGCCCCGCGTGTTATCAGTGCTCAAAATGCATTCTTAATGACCGAAGCACTTAACTCTGCAATCTGGGGCGCCGACTGGAATATAAAACCTTTTTGGCAAGGCACAGGTTTTCGTGCACGTGCCCTTAAACGTAAAGATATTGCCGGTAAAACAGGCACGACAAACCAGGCAAAAGATGCATGGTTTTCTGGCTATAGTCGCCGTTTAGTAACAACATCTTGGATCGGTTTTGACAACCCCAGTCGGAACCTTGGACAAACAAGCTACAACAGTAATTTAGGTAAAGCTCAAACTACAGGTAAAGAATTTGGTGCTAAATCAGCACAGCCCGTTTGGATCAATTTTATGAAAGAAGCCCTTGCAGATCTTCCTGTTGAACCTTTTGAGCAACCTGAAGCGCTAATGTCTGTCCGAATAGATAAATTATCAGGAAAATTGACGACTAAAACAGATAGGTCAAGTCAGTTCGAGTATTTCGAATTAGGCACAGCCCCGACTGAATATATAAGCCAAGATATTAGTAGTGAAATTCTCGATGGTGGTGATCCTGATATAAGCACTGAAGATGGAATATTCGAATGA